A part of Dermacentor variabilis isolate Ectoservices chromosome 10, ASM5094787v1, whole genome shotgun sequence genomic DNA contains:
- the LOC142559599 gene encoding beta-1,3-galactosyltransferase 5-like → MKGIDVARTLSILSALSVGFVTIHYKYARYQTKRSPSSTHCGPGNTMPSLKYVTQTAKFCEPAAKRPSVLIGVTSTTDHFEARAAIRDTWGGTALKMDFVVVFLLGKTLYPEVQRKVFTEQGLYGDIVQGDFLDTYRNLTYKTVMLIRWAREKCSGVNFVLKTDDDMLVSVWDLAVVVNGLEGVKRTMWGYLYRDPQPNRNVSSKWYVSRKEYVPDTYPPFLSGTGYLISGDSIAALEELTHVECFLPLEDIYLTAIVAERAQVSRLGFDGFSNEHKWFHKPCSTPRVVTSHGWSAAALRNEWSRAVSRLDFGLCAGIKKCQMVS, encoded by the coding sequence ATGAAAGGTATTGATGTAGCTCGTACGCTGTCGATACTCTCAGCGCTCTCCGTTGGTTTTGTCACCATACACTACAAGTATGCCCGTTACCAGACTAAACGATCTCCCTCGTCGACGCATTGCGGTCCTGGAAATACGATGCCTAGCTTGAAGTACGTAACACAGACGGCAAAATTTTGTGAACCGGCTGCTAAGCGACCTTCGGTGCTTATCGGTGTCACTTCAACCACGGACCACTTCGAGGCTCGGGCAGCGATCCGGGATACCTGGGGCGGCACGGCCCTCAAAATGGACTTCGTTGTCGTCTTCCTGCTGGGAAAGACACTTTACCCGGAAGTACAGCGCAAGGTATTCACAGAACAGGGCCTTTACGGTGATATAGTTCAGGGAGACTTTCTCGACACCTACAGGAACCTCACCTACAAGACTGTGATGCTGATCCGCTGGGCTCGGGAAAAGTGCTCGGGCGTTAATTTTGTGCTGAAGACCGACGATGACATGCTGGTCAGCGTATGGGACCTCGCCGTCGTCGTGAACGGTTTGGAGGGAGTCAAACGCACAATGTGGGGTTATCTGTATCGCGATCCTCAACCAAATCGCAACGTATCCTCCAAGTGGTATGTGTCTAGGAAAGAATACGTGCCAGATACCTATCCCCCATTCCTCTCGGGGACCGGATACCTAATATCTGGTGACAGCATTGCCGCACTAGAGGAGCTCACACACGTCGAGTGCTTCTTGCCTCTCGAAGACATCTACCTGACCGCCATCGTTGCGGAGAGAGCTCAAGTGAGTCGTTTAGGTTTCGATGGCTTCTCCAATGAACACAAGTGGTTCCATAAGCCATGCTCGACCCCCAGGGTTGTAACGTCTCATGGTTGGAGCGCGGCGGCATTGCGAAACGAATGGAGTCGCGCTGTCTCTCGGTTGGACTTCGGGCTGTGCGCGGGAATAAAGAAATGCCAGATGGTGTCGTAG